Proteins found in one Oribacterium sp. oral taxon 102 genomic segment:
- a CDS encoding FliH/SctL family protein: protein MFSSKSVIKAMGDTEARSFLTEDAIIFSDSAEPADRERTGERLSHAASDPVRYSSFLGTIFHQGSAEESRGKETEMLPADREEPFSSGAAPSGAEEPKADSSLAVRSGIGEITKQSIERAEKLLAVSRREAEKIREEARLEGYEQGLREGRQDGRRAAAEELRQEHRAALDQFYKDCALALGNIEELKRKRLSRYLDELKDVAVAVAEKVIHVSLRSSGEVVRKMILQEAEKLKKTAWLKIYMDKAEYEMLLETDSAIASELSGVSRSIRFVISEKSERGKLIMETPDEIVDLSIRTQMENLRTKLSQLEPREEQEK, encoded by the coding sequence ATGTTCTCGTCTAAGTCGGTGATCAAAGCGATGGGGGACACGGAGGCACGGAGCTTCCTTACGGAGGACGCGATCATCTTCTCCGACAGTGCGGAGCCTGCCGATCGGGAGCGTACCGGAGAGCGCCTGTCCCACGCGGCGAGTGATCCGGTGCGCTACAGCAGCTTTCTGGGTACGATTTTCCACCAGGGAAGTGCAGAGGAGAGCAGGGGAAAGGAAACGGAGATGCTTCCGGCGGATAGAGAGGAGCCGTTTTCTTCCGGAGCTGCGCCTTCCGGAGCGGAAGAGCCGAAGGCGGACAGCTCCCTCGCGGTTCGCTCCGGCATCGGCGAGATAACGAAGCAGAGCATCGAGCGGGCGGAGAAGCTCCTCGCGGTGAGCCGCCGGGAGGCGGAGAAGATCCGAGAGGAGGCGAGGCTTGAGGGGTATGAGCAGGGGCTGCGGGAGGGCAGGCAGGACGGCAGGAGAGCGGCGGCAGAGGAGCTCCGGCAGGAGCACAGGGCGGCGCTGGATCAGTTTTATAAGGACTGCGCACTTGCTCTCGGCAATATCGAGGAGCTGAAACGGAAGCGGCTCAGCCGTTATCTGGACGAGCTGAAGGACGTCGCCGTCGCTGTCGCGGAGAAGGTGATCCATGTCAGTCTCCGGAGCAGCGGAGAGGTCGTCCGCAAGATGATCCTGCAGGAGGCGGAGAAGCTGAAGAAAACCGCATGGCTGAAGATCTATATGGACAAGGCGGAGTACGAAATGCTGCTGGAAACAGACAGTGCGATCGCCTCGGAGCTGTCCGGCGTTTCCCGCAGCATCCGCTTCGTGATTTCGGAGAAGAGCGAGAGGGGAAAGCTCATCATGGAGACGCCGGACGAGATCGTAGATCTCAGTATCCGGACACAGATGGAGAATCTGCGGACGAAGCTCTCCCAGCTCGAGCCGCGGGAGGAGCAGGAAAAATAA
- the fliG gene encoding flagellar motor switch protein FliG, translated as MAESEKAVSAQSAAEHAGAETAPAPLSGRQRAALVMVSLGSDRASQLYKYLNERDIEELTFEIARMGKTSNEQVESTLEQFYKLCLTHKMMTDGGIEYARSILEKAFGESAAKMLLDRVSQTLQSKPFNFFSKGDPKALLSLLQSERPQVIALIMSYMDSEQAAQVLENLPEQKRIPTVMAMAKMDRVSPEAISIVEDEMKRKFDTIITSEDNMNLGGIDFVADVMNHIDRSNEKRIFDELDVTDPDLSSDIKDKMFVFEDILTMDDRSVQRFIRDCDSKDIVFALKTANEEMRQIFFSNMSKRMAETVRGDMENARNIRLRDVEEAQQRIVNLIRRLEDQGEVIINKGGDADNVLV; from the coding sequence ATGGCGGAAAGTGAGAAGGCGGTTTCGGCGCAGAGCGCTGCGGAGCATGCAGGGGCAGAGACGGCACCGGCGCCCCTCTCCGGGCGGCAGAGGGCGGCGCTCGTGATGGTCTCTCTGGGGAGCGACCGCGCTTCCCAGCTCTATAAATACCTGAACGAGCGGGATATCGAGGAGCTGACCTTTGAGATTGCCCGAATGGGCAAGACCAGCAACGAGCAGGTGGAGTCGACGCTGGAGCAGTTCTATAAGCTCTGCCTTACACACAAGATGATGACGGACGGCGGCATAGAGTACGCCCGCTCCATCCTCGAGAAGGCGTTCGGGGAGAGCGCAGCGAAGATGCTTCTGGACAGGGTCTCCCAGACCCTGCAGTCGAAGCCCTTCAACTTCTTCTCGAAGGGAGATCCGAAGGCGCTGCTCTCGCTCCTGCAGAGCGAGCGTCCGCAGGTCATCGCGCTCATCATGTCTTATATGGACTCCGAGCAGGCGGCGCAGGTGCTGGAGAATCTGCCGGAGCAGAAGCGCATCCCGACGGTGATGGCAATGGCGAAGATGGATCGCGTCAGTCCGGAGGCGATCTCTATCGTAGAGGATGAAATGAAGCGGAAGTTCGACACCATTATCACCAGCGAGGACAATATGAACCTCGGCGGCATCGACTTCGTAGCGGATGTGATGAACCATATCGACCGCAGCAACGAGAAGCGGATTTTCGACGAGCTGGATGTCACCGATCCGGATCTATCCTCCGATATCAAGGATAAGATGTTTGTCTTCGAGGATATTCTCACGATGGACGACCGTTCTGTACAGCGCTTCATCCGCGACTGCGATTCCAAGGATATTGTTTTCGCCCTGAAGACGGCGAACGAGGAGATGCGGCAGATCTTCTTCAGCAATATGTCGAAGCGTATGGCGGAGACTGTCCGCGGCGATATGGAGAATGCGAGAAATATCCGTCTCCGCGACGTAGAAGAGGCGCAGCAGCGTATCGTGAACCTGATCCGTCGGCTCGAGGATCAGGGAGAGGTAATCATCAACAAGGGAGGCGATGCGGATAATGTTCTCGTCTAA
- the fliF gene encoding flagellar basal-body MS-ring/collar protein FliF has protein sequence MQRFRELWQNMSTRSKRVLAGVSAVTLIAILAAFFFLVRGRDTSYQTLFTGLSQEEAKQVVGLLQDDGVEYTYDGTKGAVRVPGEQADALRAELLSKGYPKSGFTYDMYLKNSGLMTTESDKQQYTLYDLQDRLGATVRLFDGVRDAKVTIAEGSKQTYVIEENETKDASASVVVTMKDGETLSEKNAAAIKNLVARSVKGMNFTNVSVFDAATMQEISADSDAEGGSGAGLAALTSQVEDRIAANIRRVLAKLYGMENVEVSVKGTLDMSRLVQESTTYNVPDKRNEEDKTGLLYHEELSGENASGSRENASGVVGADANADTPRYTNNDGSQTTADGYSNSSAARDWFYNVIKEQRELPPGVLQELSVAVVIQTEDNSIPVSELQNLVADAAGITRADAADRITVLRAPDMMKGGQTENTAENTADAGSMPVPAFPLWALIGAAVSFLLLVILLIILLLRRRKRRKAALSLSDEELESSESLSMGLSAPLPDEPSEEGELDMPEMAQSQSHIERGMKLKKNIGEFVDQNPQVVAKLIQSMLREEGERNGGK, from the coding sequence GTGCAGCGGTTCAGAGAACTTTGGCAGAATATGTCCACACGTTCGAAAAGAGTGCTGGCAGGAGTATCGGCGGTGACGCTGATCGCGATCCTTGCGGCATTCTTTTTTCTGGTACGCGGAAGAGATACGAGCTACCAGACCCTGTTCACAGGGCTCAGTCAGGAGGAAGCGAAGCAGGTCGTCGGGCTCCTGCAGGACGACGGCGTGGAGTATACCTACGACGGGACGAAGGGCGCGGTAAGGGTGCCCGGCGAGCAGGCGGATGCGCTCCGTGCGGAGCTTCTGAGCAAGGGCTACCCGAAGAGCGGCTTCACCTACGATATGTATCTGAAGAATTCCGGACTGATGACGACGGAGTCGGACAAGCAGCAGTATACGCTCTATGATCTGCAGGATCGGCTGGGCGCGACGGTTCGACTCTTCGACGGCGTGCGGGACGCGAAGGTGACGATCGCGGAGGGCTCGAAGCAGACCTATGTGATCGAGGAGAATGAGACGAAGGACGCCAGCGCCTCTGTCGTCGTCACGATGAAGGACGGCGAAACGCTCTCGGAGAAGAATGCCGCGGCGATCAAGAATCTGGTGGCACGTTCGGTGAAGGGGATGAACTTCACGAATGTGTCTGTTTTTGATGCTGCGACCATGCAGGAGATTTCCGCAGATTCCGATGCGGAGGGGGGAAGCGGAGCCGGTCTCGCCGCACTGACCTCTCAGGTGGAGGATCGGATCGCGGCGAACATCCGCCGTGTCCTCGCGAAGCTCTACGGTATGGAAAATGTCGAGGTCTCGGTCAAGGGGACGCTCGATATGTCGCGGCTGGTGCAGGAGTCCACGACCTATAATGTGCCGGATAAGCGGAACGAGGAGGACAAGACGGGGCTTCTCTATCATGAGGAGCTGAGCGGAGAGAACGCGAGCGGGAGTCGGGAAAATGCTTCCGGCGTAGTGGGGGCGGATGCCAATGCGGATACGCCGCGCTATACCAATAACGACGGCTCGCAGACGACGGCGGACGGCTACAGCAATTCCAGTGCCGCGAGAGACTGGTTCTACAACGTCATCAAGGAGCAGCGGGAGCTGCCGCCGGGCGTCCTGCAGGAGCTCTCCGTCGCAGTGGTGATCCAGACGGAGGACAATTCCATTCCGGTTTCGGAGCTGCAGAATCTGGTTGCGGATGCTGCCGGGATTACGCGGGCGGATGCGGCGGATCGGATTACAGTGCTGCGTGCGCCGGATATGATGAAGGGCGGACAGACGGAGAATACTGCGGAGAATACTGCGGATGCAGGCAGCATGCCGGTACCGGCATTCCCGCTCTGGGCACTGATCGGCGCGGCTGTCTCCTTCCTGCTGCTCGTGATCCTGCTGATCATCCTGCTGCTTCGGAGACGGAAGCGGCGGAAGGCTGCGCTTAGCTTAAGTGATGAGGAGCTCGAGAGCAGCGAGTCCCTCAGTATGGGACTTTCCGCCCCGCTTCCCGATGAGCCCTCGGAGGAGGGAGAGCTGGATATGCCGGAGATGGCACAGTCCCAGTCGCATATCGAACGCGGCATGAAGCTGAAGAAGAATATCGGAGAGTTCGTCGATCAGAACCCGCAGGTAGTGGCGAAGCTGATCCAGTCGATGCTCAGAGAGGAGGGCGAGCGCAATGGCGGAAAGTGA
- a CDS encoding flagellar hook-basal body complex protein FliE yields the protein MDGTEFITAMQPWRLGAPSPEPGLSRRSAAGGADNAGLFRDIFRSAVENVRASQLEVENKQYLLATGQLEDAHSLPIAEAKAQVSLELLIGLRNKALEGYNELMKMNI from the coding sequence ATGGACGGAACAGAATTTATCACGGCGATGCAGCCATGGAGGCTCGGAGCGCCTTCTCCCGAACCCGGTCTTTCGCGCCGGAGCGCGGCGGGTGGGGCGGACAATGCGGGACTTTTCCGCGACATTTTCCGGAGCGCCGTAGAAAATGTGAGGGCTTCCCAGCTCGAGGTCGAGAACAAGCAGTACCTCCTCGCGACCGGACAGCTTGAGGATGCCCATAGCCTGCCGATCGCGGAGGCGAAGGCGCAGGTGAGTCTGGAGCTCCTGATCGGCCTCAGAAATAAGGCGCTGGAGGGCTACAACGAATTGATGAAGATGAACATCTGA